One segment of Enterobacter ludwigii DNA contains the following:
- the gltP gene encoding glutamate/aspartate:proton symporter GltP, with protein sequence MKNVKVSLAWQILLALVLGILLGSYLHYHSDSREWLIANLLSPAGDIFIHLIKMIVVPIVISTLVVGIAGVGDAKQLGRIGAKTILYFEVITTIAIILGITLANVFQPGSGIDMSQLATVDISKYQSTTAEVQSHAHGLMGTILSLVPTNIVASMAKGEMLPIIFFSVLFGLGLSSLPATHREPLVTVFRSISETMFKVTHMVMRYAPVGVFALIAVTVANFGFASLWPLAKLVILVHFAILFFALVVLGIVARLCGLSIWILIRILKDELILAYSTASSESVLPRIIEKMEAYGAPASITSFVVPTGYSFNLDGSTLYQSIAAIFIAQLYGIDLSLWQEIVLVLTLMVTSKGIAGVPGVSFVVLLATLGSVGIPLEGLAFIAGVDRILDMARTALNVVGNALAVLVIAKWEHKFDRKKALAYEREVLGRFDKTADQ encoded by the coding sequence ATGAAAAACGTTAAAGTCAGCCTGGCCTGGCAAATCTTGCTAGCCCTTGTGCTGGGTATCCTGCTGGGTAGTTACCTGCATTATCACAGCGACAGCCGCGAGTGGCTGATTGCGAACCTGCTCTCCCCGGCAGGAGATATCTTTATTCATCTGATCAAGATGATTGTCGTACCGATTGTTATCTCAACGCTGGTCGTCGGCATTGCCGGTGTGGGGGATGCAAAACAGTTAGGCCGTATCGGCGCGAAGACAATTCTTTATTTCGAAGTGATCACGACGATTGCCATCATTCTGGGCATCACACTGGCGAACGTGTTCCAGCCAGGATCCGGGATCGATATGTCGCAGCTGGCGACGGTGGATATTTCGAAATATCAAAGCACTACCGCTGAAGTACAGAGCCACGCGCATGGCCTGATGGGAACCATCCTTTCGCTGGTGCCGACCAACATCGTGGCTTCCATGGCGAAGGGCGAGATGCTGCCGATCATCTTCTTCTCGGTGTTGTTTGGTCTGGGTCTCTCCTCCCTGCCTGCCACGCACCGTGAACCGCTGGTCACCGTGTTCCGCTCAATTTCTGAAACCATGTTCAAAGTGACTCACATGGTGATGCGCTACGCGCCGGTTGGGGTGTTTGCGCTTATCGCGGTAACCGTGGCGAACTTCGGTTTCGCCTCCCTGTGGCCGCTGGCGAAGCTGGTGATTCTGGTTCACTTCGCCATCCTGTTCTTCGCGCTGGTGGTGCTGGGAATTGTGGCGCGCCTGTGTGGGCTGAGCATCTGGATCCTGATCCGTATTCTCAAAGATGAGTTGATTCTCGCGTACTCCACGGCAAGCTCTGAAAGCGTACTGCCGCGTATTATCGAGAAGATGGAGGCCTACGGCGCGCCGGCGTCGATTACCAGCTTTGTGGTGCCAACCGGCTACTCCTTTAACCTGGACGGCTCAACGCTGTACCAGAGTATTGCGGCTATCTTTATTGCTCAGCTGTACGGCATTGACCTGTCTCTGTGGCAGGAGATCGTGCTGGTGCTGACCCTCATGGTGACCTCAAAAGGCATCGCAGGCGTACCTGGCGTCTCCTTTGTCGTGCTGCTGGCAACCCTGGGCAGCGTAGGGATCCCGCTGGAAGGTCTGGCGTTTATCGCCGGTGTCGACCGTATCCTCGACATGGCGCGTACGGCGCTGAATGTGGTGGGTAACGCCCTGGCGGTGCTGGTTATCGCTAAGTGGGAGCACAAATTCGACCGTAAAAAAGCGCTGGCGTATGAACGCGAAGTGCTGGGTCGTTTTGATAAGACCGCAGACCAGTAA
- a CDS encoding ketose 1,6-bisphosphate aldolase, translated as MPLISLADGLEHARKHRYALGAFNVLDSHFLRALFAAAKQERSPFIINIAEVHFKYVSLESLVEAVRFEAARHDIPVVLNLDHGLHFEAVVRALRVGFSSVMFDGSTLSYEENIRQTREVVKMCHAVGVSVEAELGAVGGDEGGALYGHADEALFTDPLRAREFVDATGIDALAVAIGNAHGKYNGEPKLDFPRLDAIRQQTGLPLVLHGGSGISDADFRRAIELGIHKINFYTGMSQAALSAVEQRMAKRQPLYDEFAELLLGIEEAITDTVAAQMRIFGSAGQA; from the coding sequence ATGCCATTGATTTCTCTTGCCGACGGTCTTGAGCACGCCAGGAAACACCGCTACGCGCTCGGCGCGTTTAACGTTCTCGACTCCCATTTTTTGCGCGCGCTGTTTGCTGCCGCGAAACAGGAACGCTCGCCGTTTATCATTAATATTGCGGAAGTCCACTTTAAGTATGTCTCCCTGGAGTCGCTGGTCGAAGCGGTCAGGTTTGAAGCCGCCCGTCATGATATTCCGGTGGTGCTCAACCTCGATCACGGCCTGCATTTCGAGGCGGTGGTACGTGCGCTGCGCGTAGGCTTCAGCTCCGTGATGTTTGATGGCTCCACCCTGAGCTACGAAGAAAACATTCGCCAGACGCGGGAGGTGGTGAAGATGTGCCACGCGGTTGGCGTATCGGTAGAAGCGGAACTGGGCGCGGTAGGCGGTGACGAAGGTGGCGCGTTGTATGGCCATGCGGATGAGGCGTTGTTTACGGACCCGCTGCGGGCGCGCGAGTTTGTCGATGCCACCGGCATTGATGCGCTGGCGGTCGCCATTGGCAACGCGCACGGTAAATACAACGGCGAGCCAAAACTCGATTTCCCTCGTCTGGACGCCATTCGCCAGCAGACCGGCCTGCCGTTGGTCTTACACGGCGGCTCCGGCATCAGCGATGCCGATTTTCGTCGCGCCATCGAACTGGGGATCCATAAAATCAACTTTTATACCGGCATGTCACAGGCCGCGCTCTCTGCCGTTGAGCAACGGATGGCAAAACGTCAGCCTCTGTACGATGAATTTGCAGAACTGTTGCTGGGTATAGAAGAGGCGATTACCGATACGGTCGCCGCGCAAATGCGCATCTTTGGCAGCGCGGGGCAGGCATAA
- the fdhF gene encoding formate dehydrogenase subunit alpha, with product MKKVVTVCPYCASGCKINLVVDNGKIVRAEAAQGKTNQGTLCLKGYYGWDFINDTQILTPRLKTPMIRRERGGKLEAVSWSEALDYVATRLSAIKAKYGPDAIQTTGSSRGTGNETNYVMQKFARAVIGTNNVDCCARVUHGPSVAGLHQSVGNGAMSNAINEIDNTDLVFIFGYNPADSHPIVANHVIRAKQNGAKIIVCDPRKIETARIADMHIALKNGSNIALLNAMGHVIIEENLYDQAFVATRTEGFDEYRKIVEGYTPESVEAITGVSAQEIRQAARMYAGAKTAAILWGMGVTQFYQGVETVRSLTSLAMLTGNLGKPHVGVNPVRGQNNVQGACDMGALPDTYPGYQYVKFPENREKFARAWGVESLPEHTGYRISELPHRAAHGEVRAAYIMGEDPLQTDAELSAVRKGFEDLELVIVQDIFMTKTAAAADVILPSTSWGEHEGVYTAADRGFQRFFKAVEPKWDLKTDWQIISEIATRMGYPMHYNNTQEIWDELRKLCPDFTGATYEKMGELGYIQWPCRDESEADQGTSYLFKEKFDTPNGLAQFFTCDWVAPIDKLTDEYPMVLSTVREVGHYSCRSMTGNCAALAALADEPGYAQINTADAERLGIEDEALIWVHSRKGRIITRAQVSDRPNKGAVYMTYQWWIGACNELVTENLSPITKTPEYKYCAVRVEPIADQHAAEQYVIDEYSKLKARLRESALG from the coding sequence ATGAAAAAAGTCGTCACGGTTTGCCCTTATTGTGCCTCGGGTTGCAAGATCAACCTGGTGGTCGATAACGGCAAAATCGTCCGGGCGGAGGCCGCCCAGGGGAAAACCAACCAGGGCACGCTGTGCCTGAAAGGCTACTACGGCTGGGATTTTATTAACGATACCCAAATCCTTACCCCACGCCTGAAAACCCCTATGATCCGCCGCGAGCGCGGTGGCAAGCTGGAAGCCGTCTCCTGGAGCGAGGCGCTGGATTATGTCGCCACGCGCCTGAGCGCTATCAAAGCCAAGTATGGCCCGGATGCGATCCAGACTACCGGCTCTTCACGCGGTACCGGTAATGAAACCAACTATGTAATGCAAAAATTCGCGCGCGCCGTTATTGGTACCAATAACGTCGACTGCTGCGCTCGCGTCTGACACGGCCCATCGGTTGCAGGTCTGCACCAGTCGGTCGGTAACGGCGCTATGAGTAATGCGATTAACGAGATAGATAACACCGATCTCGTGTTTATTTTTGGCTATAACCCGGCGGATTCTCACCCTATCGTCGCGAACCACGTTATTCGCGCCAAACAGAATGGGGCGAAAATCATCGTCTGCGATCCGCGCAAAATTGAAACGGCACGTATTGCGGATATGCACATTGCACTGAAAAACGGCTCGAATATCGCGCTGTTGAATGCGATGGGCCACGTCATTATCGAGGAGAATCTCTACGACCAGGCGTTCGTCGCGACCCGTACGGAAGGGTTTGACGAGTATCGGAAAATTGTCGAAGGCTACACGCCGGAGTCCGTTGAAGCGATAACCGGCGTAAGCGCGCAAGAGATCCGTCAGGCAGCGCGGATGTACGCCGGGGCGAAAACCGCGGCCATTTTGTGGGGCATGGGCGTCACCCAGTTCTATCAGGGCGTGGAAACCGTACGCTCCCTGACAAGCCTCGCGATGCTGACCGGAAATCTGGGCAAACCGCATGTGGGCGTGAACCCGGTGCGTGGTCAGAATAACGTGCAGGGTGCGTGTGACATGGGCGCACTGCCGGATACCTATCCGGGCTATCAGTACGTTAAGTTCCCGGAAAATCGTGAGAAATTCGCGAGGGCCTGGGGCGTGGAGAGCCTGCCGGAACATACCGGGTATCGCATCAGCGAGCTGCCGCACCGTGCGGCGCACGGTGAAGTGCGTGCCGCCTACATTATGGGTGAAGATCCGCTGCAGACCGACGCCGAGCTGTCAGCGGTGCGTAAAGGCTTTGAGGATCTCGAACTGGTGATTGTCCAGGACATCTTTATGACCAAAACCGCGGCGGCGGCGGATGTGATTTTACCGTCAACGTCATGGGGCGAGCATGAAGGTGTTTACACGGCGGCAGACCGCGGCTTCCAGCGCTTCTTCAAAGCGGTGGAGCCGAAGTGGGATCTGAAAACCGACTGGCAGATCATCAGCGAAATCGCCACCCGCATGGGTTATCCGATGCACTACAACAACACTCAGGAAATCTGGGACGAGTTGCGCAAACTGTGTCCGGACTTCACGGGTGCCACCTATGAGAAAATGGGTGAGCTGGGGTATATCCAGTGGCCGTGCCGCGATGAGTCAGAGGCCGATCAGGGCACGTCGTATCTCTTTAAAGAGAAGTTCGACACCCCGAACGGACTGGCGCAGTTCTTCACCTGCGACTGGGTCGCGCCAATCGATAAACTCACCGATGAGTATCCGATGGTGCTCTCTACCGTACGTGAAGTGGGCCACTACTCCTGTCGTTCGATGACCGGTAACTGCGCTGCGCTGGCGGCACTGGCGGATGAACCGGGCTATGCGCAGATCAACACCGCTGACGCAGAGCGTCTGGGTATTGAAGATGAAGCCCTGATCTGGGTGCACTCGCGTAAAGGACGCATCATTACCCGTGCGCAGGTCAGCGACCGACCTAACAAAGGGGCGGTCTATATGACCTACCAGTGGTGGATTGGTGCCTGCAACGAACTGGTGACGGAGAACTTAAGCCCGATAACCAAAACGCCGGAGTATAAGTACTGCGCCGTACGCGTGGAGCCGATTGCCGACCAGCACGCCGCGGAACAGTATGTGATTGACGAATATAGCAAGCTGAAAGCCAGACTGCGCGAAAGCGCGTTGGGTTAA
- a CDS encoding ABC transporter substrate-binding protein, producing the protein MRLKPLVTALCAGALLAATPFAQAKDLKSIGVTVGDLANPFFVQITKGAELEARKLAGDNVKVTLVSSGYDLGQQVAQIDNFIAAKVDMIILNAADSKGIGPAVKRAKEAGIVVVAVDVAAEGADATITSDNTQAGEMACKYITDRLKGKGNVVIINGPPVSAVQNRVEGCQTEFKKHPDIKVLSDNQNAKGSREGGLEVMTSLLAANPKIDGVFAINDPTAIGADLAAKQAQRNEFFIVGVDGSPDGEEALKRENSLFVATPAQDPQVMAAKAVEIGYDILQGKPAPKEPVLIPVTMIDKKNVGSYKGWTVK; encoded by the coding sequence ATGCGTTTGAAACCGTTAGTGACCGCGCTCTGTGCTGGCGCGCTGCTTGCCGCAACGCCGTTTGCGCAGGCGAAAGATCTGAAGTCCATCGGCGTGACGGTGGGCGACCTGGCCAACCCATTCTTCGTGCAGATCACCAAAGGTGCCGAGCTGGAAGCGCGCAAACTGGCGGGGGATAACGTCAAAGTGACGCTGGTCTCCAGCGGTTACGATCTCGGCCAGCAGGTGGCGCAGATCGACAACTTTATTGCGGCCAAAGTGGACATGATCATCCTTAACGCCGCGGATTCCAAAGGGATCGGCCCGGCGGTTAAACGCGCGAAAGAGGCCGGGATCGTGGTTGTCGCGGTTGACGTCGCGGCGGAAGGGGCGGATGCCACCATCACCTCCGATAACACCCAGGCGGGGGAAATGGCCTGTAAATACATTACTGATCGCCTGAAAGGCAAAGGCAACGTGGTCATCATCAACGGGCCGCCAGTGTCCGCGGTGCAAAACCGCGTCGAAGGCTGCCAGACCGAGTTCAAAAAACATCCGGATATCAAGGTGCTCTCTGATAACCAGAACGCCAAAGGTAGCCGTGAAGGCGGTCTGGAAGTGATGACCTCACTGCTGGCGGCCAATCCGAAGATCGACGGCGTGTTCGCGATTAACGATCCGACGGCGATCGGTGCCGATCTGGCGGCAAAACAGGCCCAACGCAATGAATTCTTTATCGTTGGCGTAGACGGCAGCCCGGACGGCGAGGAAGCGCTTAAGCGTGAGAACTCCCTGTTTGTCGCGACGCCGGCTCAGGATCCGCAGGTAATGGCGGCAAAAGCGGTTGAGATCGGCTATGACATTCTGCAGGGCAAACCTGCGCCTAAAGAGCCTGTGCTGATCCCGGTGACGATGATCGATAAAAAGAATGTCGGATCCTATAAGGGGTGGACAGTGAAGTGA
- a CDS encoding tetratricopeptide repeat protein, translating to MKSIFLMLLFFTSLVHADEIGSQYKQQAEAGDARAQYYLADTYFSSGDSKQAAQWAEKAAKGGDVDAMALLSQIQFTQGDYAQAKALAQQATIAGSKRGAIMLARVLVNTQAGKTDYPQAIALLQTATEDIDNDSAVDAQMLLGMIYANGVEVAQDDVKAASWFKRSSSLSRTGYAEYWAGMLFQQGEKGFITPNKQKALYWLNLSCTEGFDTGCEEFDALSGE from the coding sequence ATGAAATCAATTTTTCTGATGTTGTTATTTTTTACGTCACTCGTCCACGCGGATGAGATTGGCAGCCAGTACAAGCAACAGGCGGAAGCGGGTGACGCCCGCGCCCAGTATTACCTTGCCGATACCTACTTCAGTTCCGGCGACAGCAAGCAGGCCGCGCAGTGGGCAGAGAAAGCAGCAAAAGGGGGCGATGTCGACGCCATGGCGTTGTTATCGCAAATCCAGTTTACACAGGGCGATTACGCGCAGGCCAAAGCGCTGGCGCAGCAGGCCACTATCGCCGGCAGTAAACGCGGCGCAATTATGCTGGCACGCGTGCTGGTCAACACCCAGGCAGGGAAAACTGACTACCCACAGGCCATCGCACTGCTGCAAACGGCAACCGAAGATATCGACAACGACTCCGCGGTGGATGCGCAAATGCTGCTGGGGATGATTTATGCCAACGGCGTTGAGGTGGCGCAGGACGACGTCAAAGCCGCGTCGTGGTTCAAACGCAGCTCCTCCCTCTCACGTACGGGTTACGCGGAGTACTGGGCCGGAATGCTGTTCCAGCAGGGCGAGAAAGGCTTTATAACGCCGAATAAGCAGAAAGCGCTCTACTGGCTGAACCTGAGCTGTACCGAAGGGTTTGATACGGGATGTGAAGAATTTGACGCGTTGAGTGGGGAGTAA
- a CDS encoding D-lyxose/D-mannose family sugar isomerase: protein MKRSEINEILGHTRQFFSMHDVHLPPFASFPPTKWQQLDPAAWQEVFDLRLGWDVTAFGGDHFAAQGLTLFTLRNGSPNGVPYEKCYAEKIMHVRDGQVTPMHFHWRKREDIINRGGGNLIVELWNAGAHQEPENTDVTVTLDGCLQTHAPGSQLRLQPGDSICLTPGLYHSFWGERGFGDVLVGEVSSVNDDEHDNHFLQPIARYNNIEEDEPAVLVLCNEYNLFRK, encoded by the coding sequence ATGAAACGCTCCGAAATCAATGAAATCCTTGGCCACACGCGGCAGTTCTTCTCCATGCACGATGTGCATCTCCCTCCCTTTGCCAGTTTTCCGCCGACGAAATGGCAGCAGCTTGACCCGGCCGCCTGGCAGGAAGTGTTTGATCTCAGGCTTGGCTGGGACGTAACGGCATTCGGCGGCGACCATTTTGCCGCACAGGGGCTAACGCTCTTTACCCTGCGCAATGGCTCACCGAACGGCGTGCCCTATGAAAAGTGCTATGCCGAAAAAATCATGCACGTCCGGGATGGTCAGGTGACGCCCATGCATTTTCACTGGCGTAAACGGGAAGACATCATCAACCGTGGCGGCGGAAACCTGATCGTCGAGTTATGGAATGCCGGCGCACATCAAGAACCTGAAAATACCGACGTGACCGTTACCCTCGACGGCTGTCTGCAGACCCACGCGCCCGGCAGTCAGTTACGCCTGCAACCCGGGGACAGCATCTGCCTCACCCCCGGCCTGTACCACAGTTTCTGGGGCGAACGCGGTTTTGGCGACGTACTGGTGGGGGAAGTGTCATCGGTGAATGACGATGAACACGATAACCATTTTTTACAGCCCATTGCCCGCTATAACAATATCGAAGAAGACGAACCGGCGGTGCTGGTGTTGTGCAACGAGTACAACCTGTTTCGGAAATAA
- a CDS encoding carbohydrate kinase family protein, giving the protein MMERKGIIAAGNMLVDHVHQIVQWPERGWLAEITHSERSTGGAPLNVLLTLAKMHVGLPLQAVGLIGEDTDGDYILAMLDQYHVNRQRVQRTTFAPTSMSQVMTDPSGQRTFFHSPGANRLLDLPAFDRLDGAMKIFHLGYLLLLDSLDMPDDEYGTRSARLLAQMRDQGYETSLDLVSRKGDPRYQPLVLPALRHLDYLVINELEAGEFSGLEMRDEKDAPHIAHIAEAASQLLAAGVRQRVVIHCPEGAWGLTPDDEGRWIPSWLLEREEIIGSVGAGDAFCAGFLYGCHEALPLIESIYLAHACARASLLAANAIDGAKTLAELQLFIKENI; this is encoded by the coding sequence ATAATGGAACGTAAAGGGATTATCGCCGCCGGCAATATGCTGGTGGATCACGTCCACCAGATTGTGCAATGGCCGGAGCGCGGCTGGCTGGCGGAGATTACCCACAGCGAACGTTCAACCGGCGGTGCGCCGCTGAACGTCCTGCTGACGCTGGCCAAAATGCACGTTGGCCTGCCGCTGCAGGCCGTCGGCCTGATTGGCGAAGATACCGACGGCGATTACATCCTGGCGATGCTCGATCAGTATCACGTCAACCGCCAGCGGGTGCAGCGCACGACCTTTGCGCCAACCTCTATGTCGCAGGTTATGACCGACCCCAGCGGGCAGCGCACTTTTTTCCACTCCCCGGGCGCCAACCGTCTTCTGGATCTGCCCGCCTTCGACCGCCTCGACGGCGCGATGAAGATTTTCCACCTCGGCTACCTGTTACTGCTCGACAGCCTGGATATGCCCGATGACGAGTACGGCACCCGCAGCGCACGGCTGCTGGCCCAGATGCGCGATCAGGGGTATGAAACCTCGCTCGATCTGGTCTCGCGAAAGGGTGACCCTCGCTACCAGCCGCTGGTCCTCCCTGCCCTGCGCCATCTTGATTATCTGGTCATCAACGAACTGGAAGCCGGCGAGTTTAGCGGGCTGGAAATGCGCGACGAGAAAGATGCCCCGCACATTGCCCATATCGCGGAAGCCGCCTCACAGCTTCTGGCGGCTGGCGTGCGTCAGCGGGTGGTGATCCACTGTCCGGAAGGGGCGTGGGGGTTAACACCGGACGATGAAGGGCGCTGGATCCCCTCCTGGTTGCTGGAGCGGGAAGAGATTATCGGCAGCGTCGGGGCGGGTGATGCCTTCTGCGCAGGCTTCTTATACGGCTGCCATGAAGCGTTGCCGCTGATCGAGAGTATTTATCTGGCCCATGCCTGCGCGCGGGCAAGCCTGCTGGCTGCGAACGCCATTGATGGGGCAAAAACGCTGGCCGAGCTGCAACTGTTTATTAAAGAGAATATTTAA
- a CDS encoding response regulator, with the protein MKPAILVVDDDTAVCELLQDVLSEHVFSVLVCHNGQDALSLVQHEPHIALVLLDMMLPDINGLQVLLHLQKQRPELPVVMLTGLGSESDVVVGLEMGADDYIGKPFNPRVVVARVKAVLRRTGALAADTPVPRVAGVTFNGWTLDTSRCELSDPQRNPVPLTQGEYGLLLALTQNARRVLSREQLLELTHSESAEVFDRTIDVLIMRLRRKIEANPHQPALIKTVRGLGYVFAADVSHSEKAA; encoded by the coding sequence ATGAAACCGGCGATTCTGGTGGTTGATGACGATACCGCAGTTTGCGAGCTGCTGCAGGATGTGCTGAGTGAGCACGTCTTTAGCGTGCTCGTCTGCCATAACGGCCAGGACGCGCTGAGTCTGGTTCAGCATGAGCCACACATCGCCCTTGTCCTGCTGGATATGATGCTGCCGGATATCAACGGCCTGCAGGTATTACTGCACCTGCAAAAGCAACGTCCGGAGCTGCCGGTGGTGATGCTGACCGGGCTGGGCAGTGAGTCAGACGTGGTGGTGGGGCTGGAGATGGGGGCCGACGATTATATTGGCAAACCGTTTAACCCGCGCGTGGTGGTTGCCCGGGTTAAAGCCGTGCTTCGCCGTACCGGGGCGCTGGCCGCAGACACCCCGGTGCCACGCGTGGCGGGCGTGACGTTCAATGGCTGGACGCTGGATACCTCCCGCTGTGAACTCAGCGATCCGCAGCGTAACCCCGTACCGTTGACCCAGGGAGAATATGGTCTGCTGCTGGCGCTCACCCAGAACGCCCGGCGGGTGCTCAGCCGGGAACAACTGCTCGAGCTGACGCACAGCGAAAGTGCCGAGGTGTTCGACCGCACAATCGATGTGTTGATCATGCGCCTGCGCCGTAAAATAGAAGCCAACCCGCATCAGCCCGCACTCATTAAAACCGTCCGTGGGCTGGGCTACGTCTTTGCTGCCGATGTGTCTCACAGCGAGAAAGCGGCTTAA
- the acs gene encoding acetate--CoA ligase, translated as MSQVHKHDIPANIADRCLINPEQYHEKYQQSVSSPDVFWGEQGHILDWIKPYQKVKNTSFAPGNVSIKWYEDGTLNLAANCLDRHLAERGNETAIIWEGDDASQSKHITYKELHRDVCRFANVLLERGIKKGDVVAIYMPMVPEAAVAMLACARIGAIHSVIFGGFSPEAVAGRIVDSSSKLVITADEGVRAGRGIPLKKNVDEALKNPNVKTVSNVIVLKRTGGKIDWNEGRDLWWSDLIEKASDQHQPEEMNAEDPLFILYTSGSTGKPKGVLHTTGGYLVYAATTFKYVFDYHPGDIYWCTADVGWVTGHSYLLYGPLACGATTLMFEGVPNWPTPARMCQVVDKHKVNILYTAPTAIRALMAEGDKAIEGTDRSSLRILGSVGEPINPEAWEWYWKKIGNEKCPVMDTWWQTETGGFMITPMPGATQLKAGSATQPFFGVQPALVDNEGNPLDGATEGNLVITDSWPGQARTLFGDHERFEQTYFSTFKNMYFSGDGARRDEDGYYWITGRVDDVLNVSGHRLGTAEIESALVSHPKIAEAAVVGIPHNIKGQAIYAYVTLNHGEEPSPELYAEVRNWVRKEIGPLATPDVLHWTDSLPKTRSGKIMRRILRKIAAGDTSNLGDTSTLADPGVVEKLLEEKQSIAMPS; from the coding sequence ATGAGCCAAGTACATAAACACGACATTCCCGCAAACATTGCGGACCGTTGCCTGATAAACCCGGAGCAGTACCACGAGAAGTATCAGCAATCCGTCTCCAGCCCGGACGTCTTCTGGGGTGAGCAGGGCCATATTCTTGACTGGATTAAACCTTATCAGAAGGTGAAGAACACCTCCTTTGCGCCCGGCAACGTCTCCATTAAATGGTACGAAGACGGCACGCTGAACCTGGCAGCAAACTGTCTTGACCGCCACCTTGCCGAACGCGGTAATGAAACGGCCATTATCTGGGAGGGCGACGACGCCTCTCAAAGCAAACACATTACTTATAAAGAACTGCACCGCGATGTGTGCCGCTTTGCCAACGTTCTGCTGGAAAGGGGCATTAAAAAAGGCGACGTGGTGGCTATCTATATGCCAATGGTGCCTGAAGCGGCGGTAGCCATGCTGGCCTGCGCGCGCATCGGTGCGATTCACTCGGTGATTTTTGGCGGCTTCTCACCGGAAGCGGTAGCCGGACGTATTGTCGATTCCAGCTCGAAACTGGTGATCACGGCCGATGAAGGCGTGCGCGCTGGTCGTGGCATTCCCCTGAAGAAAAACGTCGATGAAGCGCTGAAAAATCCGAACGTGAAAACCGTCAGCAACGTCATCGTTCTCAAGCGTACCGGCGGCAAGATTGACTGGAACGAAGGACGCGACCTGTGGTGGAGCGATCTGATTGAAAAAGCCAGCGACCAGCATCAGCCGGAAGAGATGAACGCGGAAGATCCGCTGTTTATTCTTTACACCTCCGGCTCAACCGGCAAACCGAAAGGCGTGCTGCACACCACCGGCGGCTATCTGGTCTATGCCGCTACCACCTTCAAGTACGTATTCGACTACCATCCGGGCGACATTTACTGGTGTACTGCCGACGTGGGCTGGGTCACCGGTCACAGCTACCTGCTATACGGCCCGCTGGCCTGTGGTGCCACTACGCTGATGTTTGAAGGCGTACCGAACTGGCCAACGCCGGCACGCATGTGTCAGGTGGTCGACAAACACAAGGTCAATATTCTCTATACCGCCCCAACGGCGATCCGCGCATTAATGGCGGAAGGCGATAAGGCCATTGAAGGCACTGACCGCTCTTCGCTGCGCATCCTCGGTTCCGTTGGCGAGCCCATCAACCCGGAAGCCTGGGAGTGGTACTGGAAGAAAATCGGCAACGAAAAATGTCCGGTAATGGACACCTGGTGGCAGACCGAAACCGGCGGCTTTATGATCACCCCTATGCCGGGTGCGACGCAGTTAAAAGCCGGTTCAGCAACTCAACCGTTCTTCGGCGTACAACCTGCTCTGGTGGATAACGAAGGCAATCCGCTGGACGGGGCCACCGAAGGCAATCTGGTGATCACCGATTCCTGGCCGGGCCAGGCGCGTACCCTGTTCGGCGACCACGAGCGCTTTGAGCAGACCTACTTCTCGACCTTTAAAAATATGTACTTTAGCGGTGACGGCGCCCGGCGTGACGAGGACGGTTATTACTGGATAACCGGGCGCGTGGACGACGTGCTGAACGTCTCCGGCCACCGTCTGGGTACCGCGGAGATTGAATCCGCGCTGGTATCTCATCCGAAGATCGCCGAAGCCGCCGTCGTCGGGATCCCACACAACATTAAAGGCCAGGCGATTTACGCCTACGTCACGCTGAATCATGGCGAAGAGCCGTCACCAGAGCTGTATGCCGAGGTGCGCAACTGGGTACGTAAAGAGATTGGCCCGCTTGCCACGCCGGACGTGCTGCACTGGACCGACTCTCTGCCGAAAACCCGCTCAGGCAAAATTATGCGCCGCATATTGCGCAAAATCGCAGCCGGTGACACCAGCAACCTCGGTGATACCTCAACGCTTGCCGATCCTGGCGTGGTGGAAAAACTGCTCGAAGAGAAGCAGTCCATCGCAATGCCATCGTAA